The following nucleotide sequence is from Bernardetia sp..
CCTGCTTTAGTTTGTCCGTATAAGTCTTTTCCCGTTCCCCCATACTCTACTTTGAGTTGGATAGGTTTTGTAATACCTTTAATAGTCATATCACCTTCTAAATTATAGGAAGAATCAGAACCATTTTTCTTGAAGGTTGTAGATTTGAATTTAATGGTAGGGTACTTTTCTGCTTCAAAAAAATCTTTGGAGCGCAAATGTTCATCACGCTGTTCTACACCTGTATCAATGCTATCTACTTTTGCTTCAAACGAAATAGTAGCATCTTCAAAATTGTCTTTCTCATCATTTTCTTTTTCTAGTTTGCCAGAAAACTCTAAAAAAGAGCCTGTAACAGTTGTAATTACCATGTGTTTGGCTTTAAACTGAATTTCAGAGTGC
It contains:
- a CDS encoding YceI family protein, whose translation is MSTWTIDPMHSEIQFKAKHMVITTVTGSFLEFSGKLEKENDEKDNFEDATISFEAKVDSIDTGVEQRDEHLRSKDFFEAEKYPTIKFKSTTFKKNGSDSSYNLEGDMTIKGITKPIQLKVEYGGTGKDLYGQTKAGFELRGEVKRQDFGLVWDVKTEEGAVVVSDDIKLVAELQLGKQE